From the genome of Rarobacter incanus, one region includes:
- a CDS encoding FHA domain-containing protein FhaB/FipA, with amino-acid sequence MNELTMTILRIAYLVAMWLFVLAVISVLRRDLYGTRISPRRQGHPVPGPVDAAPRRQPHPDSRHLVVTAGPLEGTTLPLGNVSVMIGRAPDCTLVVNDDYASSRHARIYPHDGTWFVEDLGSTNGTKVGGHPLERPEELPLDTPLQIGQSVIELRK; translated from the coding sequence ATGAACGAATTGACGATGACCATCCTGCGCATTGCCTACCTGGTGGCAATGTGGCTCTTTGTGCTCGCCGTCATATCCGTGCTGCGAAGGGACCTGTACGGCACGCGGATCAGTCCGCGGCGTCAGGGGCATCCGGTGCCCGGCCCCGTCGATGCGGCGCCTCGCCGCCAGCCCCACCCGGATTCGCGGCATCTGGTTGTCACGGCTGGTCCGCTGGAGGGCACGACCCTGCCGTTGGGGAACGTGTCTGTGATGATCGGCCGCGCTCCGGATTGCACACTTGTCGTCAACGACGACTACGCTTCATCCCGACACGCCCGCATCTATCCGCACGATGGCACGTGGTTCGTGGAGGACCTGGGATCAACGAACGGCACCAAGGTGGGCGGGCACCCCCTGGAGCGACCGGAAGAACTACCGCTCGACACGCCTCTGCAGATCGGGCAGAGCGTTATCGAACTGAGAAAGTAG
- a CDS encoding PP2C family protein-serine/threonine phosphatase translates to MSIALRYAAASDVGLVRANNQDSAYAGPHLLAVADGMGGHAGGDTASSIAIAKLAPLDDEALGSGEIVKKLRDTIEDARVELVRYARSHPKLAGMGTTVTALLRSGNKIAMAHMGDSRAYLLHDGELSQVTVDHTLVQHLVDTGKITPEEAEHHPQRSVVMRVLGDFEVELTPDVSMREAEVGDRWLICSDGLSGYVTFETLQRTLSESATPDEAAEKLIQLALRAGGPDNITCIVADIIDLDEAPDGSVPQPDVIVVGAAAVNRDEPSAAVDGPAARAASLAAAVSGSGDPERAGDGAADASPTEAASDEFTDESAEPAPAPRPRRRWIPWTVTVIVVALLAVAGWFGYSWTQTQYFIGTADGNVALYRGIPQSLGPISLSSVVVSTQVNADLLPEPTRTSVRSSTITAGSQAGIEERWQQIQSDIAAQPNSADTAATTGATPAAGETTAPATEPTSPTTDSSATDPATSGES, encoded by the coding sequence ATGTCGATTGCCCTGCGCTACGCGGCCGCCTCCGATGTGGGGCTGGTACGCGCCAATAACCAGGACTCCGCGTACGCGGGCCCGCACCTGCTGGCGGTGGCCGACGGCATGGGCGGACACGCGGGCGGCGACACGGCCAGCTCGATCGCAATCGCGAAGCTTGCCCCCCTGGACGATGAAGCCCTGGGGTCCGGGGAAATCGTGAAGAAGCTGCGGGACACGATCGAGGATGCGCGGGTCGAACTTGTCCGATATGCGCGTTCCCATCCGAAGCTTGCGGGCATGGGGACGACCGTGACGGCGTTGCTGCGATCGGGAAACAAGATCGCCATGGCGCACATGGGTGATTCGCGCGCATACCTGTTGCACGATGGCGAGCTATCCCAGGTCACCGTCGACCACACGCTGGTGCAGCACCTGGTCGACACCGGCAAGATTACGCCCGAAGAGGCGGAGCATCATCCCCAACGATCCGTGGTCATGCGCGTCCTGGGCGATTTCGAGGTCGAGCTCACGCCCGATGTGTCCATGCGCGAGGCGGAGGTCGGCGATCGGTGGCTGATCTGCTCCGATGGCTTGAGCGGTTACGTCACCTTCGAGACGTTGCAGCGGACCCTCAGCGAGTCTGCGACCCCAGATGAGGCCGCCGAAAAGCTGATTCAGCTGGCGCTGCGGGCAGGCGGACCGGACAACATCACTTGCATCGTTGCCGACATCATTGATTTGGACGAGGCCCCCGATGGTTCGGTTCCCCAGCCTGACGTGATTGTGGTCGGCGCCGCTGCCGTCAATCGGGACGAACCCTCGGCTGCGGTTGACGGGCCGGCGGCTCGTGCCGCTTCGTTGGCGGCGGCCGTTTCCGGCAGCGGCGATCCCGAGCGTGCCGGGGACGGTGCGGCCGACGCGTCGCCGACCGAGGCCGCCTCGGACGAGTTCACCGATGAGAGCGCAGAGCCGGCGCCCGCGCCGCGCCCGCGCCGCAGGTGGATTCCGTGGACTGTGACGGTGATCGTCGTCGCGCTGTTGGCGGTGGCCGGCTGGTTCGGGTACAGCTGGACGCAGACGCAGTACTTCATTGGAACGGCGGACGGAAACGTCGCGCTCTACCGTGGCATCCCGCAGTCCTTGGGACCGATTTCGCTGTCCAGCGTGGTCGTTAGCACGCAGGTCAACGCTGATCTGCTCCCCGAACCGACCCGCACTTCCGTGCGGTCATCGACCATAACCGCTGGGTCGCAGGCCGGAATCGAAGAGCGCTGGCAGCAGATCCAATCCGACATTGCGGCGCAGCCGAATTCGGCCGATACCGCCGCGACCACGGGGGCGACCCCTGCGGCCGGTGAGACGACCGCGCCCGCCACTGAACCGACCTCGCCGACCACCGATTCGAGCGCGACCGATCCGGCCACGTCGGGTGAATCGTAG
- the pknB gene encoding Stk1 family PASTA domain-containing Ser/Thr kinase: protein MVDHAPRILANRYEVGALIGRGGMAEVHIGHDNRLGRTVAIKILRSDLARDPSFQARFRREAQAAAALNHPAIVAVYDTGEDNVVDPATGTVSHVPFIVMEYVEGHTVRDILRDGNAVPIEEAVEITIGVLSALDYSHRAGIVHRDIKPANVMLTPTGSVKVMDFGIARALADSAATMTQTQAVIGTAQYLSPEQARGEQVDARSDLYSTGCLLFELLTGRPPFTGDSPVSVAYQHVRENAPTPSSIASDVPPVLDRIVAKALAKDREQRYSSAAAFRSDLEAAMKGLPVSANEPVEAATQVFAAPLPAPVPAAAAAPAWQTTPTATITGPTATGSLASVEEPEDPEHKSSKGLMWTLISIGIVALIAIIAILVMVSNKKSDTPQVVTQPFPNVVEMDVNDAKLELTRKGFTAEPTITEVSDEDAEEGTVLASDPVANASVALDTAITLTVSSGSADATIPDVTGLDQDRAREMLSDQGLNPVTGSSEYSPDVDRDKVTRSDPAAGESVAKGSDVTIYYSNGQVLVPNVVGAKQAAAEEKLNEQKLVVTVETVEDDSQKAGTVISQTLPADQPVAQRSAITITVAKAVSKVAIPDVSGMTEGAAMDALKAQGLEYNATSVQASSDTVPSGQVISTSPKIGKKVKKGTVVTLTISTGPANNQQPSDPGDTDAGDGSGTDTGSDTNAG, encoded by the coding sequence GTGGTTGACCACGCTCCTCGAATCTTGGCTAACCGATACGAAGTCGGTGCGCTGATCGGCCGCGGCGGTATGGCCGAAGTCCACATCGGGCACGACAACCGACTGGGGCGCACCGTCGCCATCAAGATCTTGCGTTCGGACCTGGCGCGAGACCCATCGTTCCAGGCACGCTTCAGGCGCGAGGCGCAGGCGGCGGCCGCCCTCAACCACCCCGCGATTGTCGCCGTGTACGACACGGGCGAGGACAACGTGGTCGATCCGGCGACAGGGACGGTTTCGCACGTCCCGTTCATCGTCATGGAATACGTCGAGGGGCACACGGTTCGCGATATCCTGCGCGACGGGAACGCGGTGCCGATCGAGGAAGCGGTAGAAATCACGATCGGCGTCCTATCGGCTCTCGACTATTCCCACCGCGCGGGAATAGTCCACCGGGACATCAAGCCCGCCAACGTGATGCTGACGCCCACCGGATCCGTCAAGGTGATGGACTTCGGTATCGCGCGCGCCCTCGCGGATTCGGCCGCGACCATGACCCAGACGCAAGCGGTGATCGGGACGGCGCAGTACCTGTCGCCCGAACAGGCCAGGGGTGAACAGGTCGACGCCCGTTCGGACCTGTATTCGACAGGATGCTTGCTGTTCGAGCTCCTGACGGGCCGCCCGCCGTTCACCGGCGACTCCCCGGTTTCCGTTGCCTACCAGCACGTCCGCGAGAACGCGCCGACCCCAAGCTCAATCGCCTCCGACGTCCCGCCCGTGCTGGACAGGATCGTGGCGAAGGCGCTGGCAAAGGACCGCGAGCAACGGTACAGCAGCGCCGCCGCGTTCCGTTCCGACCTGGAGGCCGCCATGAAGGGGCTTCCCGTCAGCGCCAATGAGCCCGTCGAGGCGGCCACGCAGGTATTCGCGGCGCCGCTTCCGGCACCGGTACCCGCGGCCGCGGCCGCGCCCGCGTGGCAGACGACCCCGACAGCGACCATCACCGGGCCGACCGCAACGGGGTCGCTGGCATCCGTGGAGGAACCCGAGGACCCCGAACACAAGTCGTCCAAGGGCCTGATGTGGACGCTCATCAGTATCGGTATCGTTGCGTTGATCGCTATCATCGCGATCCTGGTCATGGTTTCCAACAAGAAGAGCGACACCCCGCAGGTCGTCACTCAGCCTTTCCCGAACGTCGTTGAAATGGACGTCAACGACGCCAAACTCGAACTGACCCGCAAGGGATTCACCGCCGAGCCAACGATCACCGAGGTTTCTGACGAGGACGCTGAGGAGGGTACCGTGTTGGCGTCCGACCCGGTCGCCAACGCATCGGTGGCCCTCGATACGGCCATCACCCTGACCGTGTCCTCCGGTTCCGCGGACGCCACGATCCCGGACGTCACGGGACTCGACCAGGACCGCGCCCGCGAGATGCTGAGCGATCAGGGGCTCAACCCGGTCACGGGAAGCTCGGAGTACAGCCCGGATGTCGACCGCGACAAGGTGACGCGAAGCGACCCCGCGGCCGGGGAATCGGTCGCCAAGGGCAGCGACGTCACTATCTACTACTCCAATGGGCAGGTGCTGGTCCCCAACGTGGTGGGCGCGAAGCAGGCGGCAGCCGAGGAAAAGCTCAATGAGCAAAAGCTCGTCGTGACCGTGGAGACCGTCGAAGACGACTCGCAAAAGGCCGGAACCGTCATCAGTCAAACGCTGCCGGCGGACCAGCCAGTCGCGCAACGATCCGCAATCACGATCACGGTCGCCAAGGCCGTCAGCAAAGTCGCGATCCCCGACGTTTCCGGCATGACCGAGGGCGCCGCGATGGACGCGCTCAAGGCGCAGGGGCTGGAATACAACGCGACCTCTGTCCAGGCCTCCAGCGACACCGTGCCATCGGGCCAGGTCATCAGCACCAGCCCCAAGATCGGCAAGAAGGTGAAGAAGGGGACGGTCGTTACCCTGACAATCTCGACGGGTCCCGCAAATAACCAGCAGCCCTCTGACCCGGGGGACACGGACGCGGGGGACGGGTCGGGCACCGACACCGGATCGGACACGAACGCCGGGTAG
- a CDS encoding serine/threonine-protein kinase, which produces MSALIPAPGLVLGDRYRLVRQLAVGGMGQVWVAQDESLSREVAIKVLKPEFAGNTEFLRRLRTEARNAASLSHRGIAQLFDYGERDGIGYLVLELVVGEPMSDLLERSPVLPLDQTLSIIAQTARALHSAHLSGVVHRDVKPGNILLERDGTVKITDFGVSLAADQAPMTATGMVMGTAQYLSPEQAVGKPATPTSDIYALGVIAFEALVGHRPFTGKTAVDIAVAHVNEPIPPLPSSVPPDVATLIQRMLAKDPSERPRSGAQLATMVEELMVKYRAHPWLGSIGAQTQPLPPISAEHGNPVNPSHAAPTPPRAQRAGAIGGDPRHTPGGRGAGAQSPAEQVGGRPAPAVQRNSVRAKRTAEQPAVAPPGALGTFGGTGRGGAGAAGGSAGTVRTPAGAPGTFGGTGRPSGRASSAQTGPRESRNYAGRQQVPTPRPSQTQRPTSTTTGRRWGNWSWQAFVLIGLVIAVVIASLIGLGSRGSDNKAAGLLGVIGATESAFVRTDSEQYKVMAGYGIAPHDGAARSAAPDPTRPKDV; this is translated from the coding sequence ATGAGCGCGCTGATTCCGGCCCCCGGCCTTGTTCTCGGCGACCGTTATCGCCTTGTGCGGCAGCTGGCCGTGGGCGGAATGGGGCAGGTGTGGGTCGCGCAGGACGAGTCGCTGAGCCGCGAGGTTGCGATCAAGGTGCTGAAGCCCGAATTCGCTGGAAACACGGAGTTCTTGCGCCGGCTGCGCACAGAGGCCCGCAACGCGGCGTCCCTGTCCCACCGCGGCATCGCGCAACTCTTCGACTACGGCGAGCGCGACGGGATCGGATACCTGGTCCTCGAACTGGTCGTCGGCGAACCCATGAGCGATCTGCTGGAGCGGTCGCCCGTCCTCCCCCTTGATCAGACCCTAAGCATCATCGCCCAGACCGCGCGAGCGCTTCATTCCGCCCACCTATCAGGCGTGGTCCACCGCGACGTCAAGCCGGGGAACATACTGCTGGAACGCGACGGGACGGTGAAGATCACCGACTTCGGCGTGTCGCTCGCTGCCGATCAGGCGCCGATGACGGCGACCGGAATGGTGATGGGAACCGCCCAATACTTGTCACCGGAACAGGCCGTCGGCAAACCCGCAACGCCCACGTCCGATATCTACGCGCTTGGCGTCATCGCGTTCGAGGCGTTGGTGGGGCACCGGCCCTTCACCGGAAAGACCGCTGTCGATATTGCGGTCGCGCACGTCAATGAGCCCATTCCGCCCCTGCCATCGTCGGTTCCCCCGGATGTGGCAACCCTTATCCAACGGATGCTCGCCAAGGATCCGAGCGAGCGCCCGCGGTCCGGGGCGCAGCTGGCGACCATGGTTGAAGAACTCATGGTCAAGTACCGGGCGCACCCGTGGCTGGGCTCGATCGGTGCGCAAACGCAACCGCTTCCGCCGATCTCCGCCGAACACGGCAACCCGGTCAACCCGAGTCACGCGGCACCCACGCCGCCGCGCGCGCAGCGTGCGGGCGCGATCGGCGGCGACCCGCGCCACACCCCCGGCGGCCGTGGCGCCGGGGCGCAGAGCCCTGCGGAACAAGTCGGAGGGCGGCCCGCCCCCGCCGTCCAACGCAACAGCGTGCGCGCAAAGCGAACCGCCGAGCAGCCTGCGGTCGCGCCCCCGGGGGCGCTGGGCACCTTCGGGGGGACCGGGCGCGGAGGCGCCGGGGCGGCAGGCGGATCCGCCGGGACCGTGCGTACGCCCGCGGGGGCGCCGGGCACCTTCGGGGGGACAGGGCGCCCGAGCGGGCGGGCCTCGTCGGCCCAAACGGGCCCCCGTGAATCGCGTAACTACGCCGGGCGGCAGCAGGTGCCGACCCCGCGACCGTCGCAAACCCAACGGCCCACCTCAACCACCACCGGACGCCGCTGGGGAAACTGGTCATGGCAGGCGTTTGTGCTGATCGGCCTGGTGATCGCCGTTGTCATTGCGTCGCTCATCGGGCTGGGTTCTCGGGGCTCTGACAACAAGGCCGCGGGACTGCTTGGCGTAATCGGCGCCACCGAGAGCGCCTTTGTGCGAACTGATAGTGAACAATATAAGGTGATGGCCGGTTACGGCATCGCCCCGCATGACGGTGCGGCACGTAGCGCCGCACCCGACCCGACACGACCTAAGGATGTCTAG
- a CDS encoding FtsW/RodA/SpoVE family cell cycle protein: protein MATVEPTPVPRRRGSEFFLILFALILGVGAYALVGLATSGGLPATFYRDAGVLVILTVGMHLAVRKFAPYADPIILPITIALNGIGLAMIYQLDPMVSAKNIAFKQTLWTLISMAAAVSLLAVLRDHRTLRRYTYVALLAAAGLLMLPLIPGIGTEIHGARIWIHVGPLSFQPAELAKIAFAVFCAGYLVTNRDTLALAGRKVLGLQLPRLRDFGPLLLALGASLAVLVFQRDLGTSLLFLGIFLAMLYIATERVSWIIIGLGLFGVGTLTAIKLFGHVARRFDGWLHAMDDSVYYAVGGSGQLVNGLFGMANGGLLGTGWGDGYPHLTPFSYSDFIFASLGEVLGLTGLFAIVIAYVILVQRGFRIALGTRDGFGKLLAGGLSFAIAWQCFVVIGGVTRLIPVTGLTVPFLAYGGSSLLANWLIIALLIRISDNARRPHPLPLRAARAANEAVPA, encoded by the coding sequence GTGGCGACCGTTGAGCCAACCCCCGTTCCCCGGCGGCGCGGAAGCGAGTTTTTCCTCATCCTGTTCGCCTTGATACTCGGCGTGGGCGCATACGCCCTGGTGGGCCTGGCAACAAGCGGGGGGCTGCCGGCGACCTTTTACCGCGATGCCGGCGTGCTGGTCATCCTGACCGTGGGGATGCACCTTGCGGTGCGTAAATTCGCGCCGTACGCCGACCCGATCATCCTGCCGATCACCATTGCCCTCAATGGGATCGGTTTGGCAATGATCTATCAGCTCGACCCCATGGTCTCGGCTAAGAACATCGCGTTCAAGCAGACGCTGTGGACACTGATTTCGATGGCGGCCGCGGTGAGCTTGCTGGCCGTGCTGCGCGATCACCGCACGCTTCGCCGGTACACATACGTCGCGCTCTTAGCCGCGGCGGGGTTGTTGATGCTGCCTCTCATCCCCGGAATCGGCACGGAGATCCACGGCGCGCGCATCTGGATTCACGTCGGCCCGCTGTCCTTTCAACCAGCCGAGCTCGCGAAAATTGCATTCGCCGTCTTCTGTGCGGGATACCTGGTCACCAACCGCGACACCCTGGCGCTCGCGGGGCGCAAGGTGCTCGGTTTGCAGTTGCCGCGGCTGCGCGATTTTGGCCCGTTGTTGCTCGCGCTTGGCGCATCCCTTGCGGTGCTGGTGTTCCAACGGGATTTGGGGACCTCGTTATTGTTCCTGGGCATTTTCTTGGCGATGCTTTACATCGCAACGGAGCGGGTCTCGTGGATCATCATCGGGCTGGGCCTGTTCGGTGTCGGAACGCTTACGGCAATCAAGCTGTTTGGGCACGTCGCGCGGCGCTTCGACGGTTGGTTGCACGCGATGGATGACTCGGTTTACTACGCCGTCGGTGGTTCGGGGCAACTGGTCAACGGGCTATTCGGTATGGCCAATGGCGGCCTGCTGGGGACCGGCTGGGGCGATGGTTACCCGCACTTGACCCCGTTTTCCTACTCCGACTTCATCTTCGCCTCGCTCGGCGAGGTTTTGGGGCTGACGGGATTGTTCGCGATCGTGATCGCCTACGTGATCCTGGTTCAGCGCGGCTTCCGGATCGCGCTTGGCACCCGGGACGGGTTCGGCAAGCTGCTGGCCGGGGGCCTCTCCTTCGCCATTGCGTGGCAGTGTTTCGTCGTCATTGGCGGCGTCACGCGGCTGATCCCGGTGACCGGCCTGACCGTTCCGTTTCTCGCCTATGGCGGCTCGTCGCTGCTCGCGAACTGGCTCATCATCGCCCTCCTCATCCGCATTTCCGACAACGCGCGCCGTCCCCACCCCTTGCCGCTGCGCGCCGCCCGCGCCGCAAACGAGGCGGTGCCCGCGTGA
- a CDS encoding peptidoglycan D,D-transpeptidase FtsI family protein — translation MNDPIRKTSTAALLLFIAVLVAITNIQVFQAPSLNADQRNKRTLYREFDNHRGPIIVDGEEIAYSTESDDDYGFQRIYKPGSLYAPVTGFFSVIVGRSGIERYSNSLLNGSSDSLWLNRIKQLTTGKISQGSSVELTIDAKVQQAAAKALGNQRGAAVAINVKTGAIVAMVSSPTYDPNELASHDRAAVAKKYQELLEEDGSPLTNRAIAGETYPPGSVFKLVTAAAALENDTSVDDLDGGTGFQLPQSTSVISNYGKGACASGGKIDLANALRISCNTAFADLGIRVGADNLLAQARSFGFDESLAIPLPVTSSRFPQTGDQAQTAIAAIGQGSVRVTPLQVAEISATIANGGKRMKPYLVSKVRTPDLQVQSETQPEQLGQPISSATAATLTDMMVSVVESGTGTKAQISGLKVAGKTGTAQTGDDGAPHAWFTGFAPANDPQIAVAVVVENGGSLGSEATGGAVAAPIAAAILKAGVSK, via the coding sequence GTGAACGACCCGATCCGCAAGACATCCACCGCGGCGCTGCTGCTGTTCATCGCGGTGCTGGTCGCCATAACGAACATCCAGGTCTTCCAGGCACCCAGCCTCAACGCCGACCAGCGCAACAAGCGCACGCTCTACCGCGAATTCGACAACCACCGCGGCCCGATCATCGTGGATGGCGAAGAGATCGCCTACTCCACCGAATCCGATGACGACTACGGATTCCAGCGCATCTACAAACCCGGTTCGCTGTACGCGCCCGTGACCGGGTTCTTTTCCGTCATCGTCGGACGCTCCGGCATCGAGCGCTACAGCAACTCGCTGCTCAACGGCTCATCGGACTCGCTGTGGTTGAACCGCATCAAGCAACTGACCACGGGCAAGATATCGCAGGGTTCGTCCGTCGAATTGACCATCGACGCCAAGGTGCAGCAGGCCGCGGCCAAGGCTCTGGGCAATCAACGCGGCGCTGCGGTCGCGATCAACGTCAAGACCGGAGCCATTGTGGCGATGGTCAGCAGCCCCACATACGACCCGAACGAGTTGGCGTCGCACGATCGCGCCGCGGTGGCCAAGAAGTACCAAGAATTGCTTGAGGAGGACGGGAGTCCGCTCACCAACCGGGCGATTGCCGGCGAAACCTACCCGCCGGGGTCCGTATTTAAGCTGGTCACGGCCGCCGCCGCCCTGGAAAACGACACAAGCGTCGATGACCTCGATGGCGGCACGGGCTTTCAGCTGCCGCAGTCCACGAGCGTTATCAGCAACTACGGCAAGGGCGCGTGCGCCTCCGGTGGGAAGATCGACCTGGCGAATGCCCTGCGCATTTCGTGCAACACCGCGTTCGCCGACCTGGGGATACGCGTGGGGGCGGACAATCTCTTGGCGCAGGCGCGTAGCTTTGGATTCGACGAGTCCCTCGCTATACCGTTGCCGGTGACTTCCAGCCGGTTCCCGCAGACCGGCGATCAGGCGCAGACCGCGATCGCGGCGATCGGGCAGGGGTCGGTGCGCGTGACACCGCTGCAAGTCGCCGAAATCTCCGCCACCATCGCCAACGGCGGCAAGCGGATGAAACCGTACCTCGTTTCCAAGGTAAGAACCCCAGACCTGCAAGTGCAGTCCGAAACGCAACCCGAACAGCTGGGCCAGCCGATCAGTTCGGCGACGGCAGCGACCCTTACCGACATGATGGTGTCCGTCGTGGAGTCGGGTACGGGGACCAAGGCGCAGATTTCGGGACTCAAGGTCGCCGGCAAGACCGGGACCGCGCAAACCGGCGACGACGGCGCACCCCACGCCTGGTTTACGGGCTTTGCGCCGGCAAACGACCCGCAGATCGCGGTGGCCGTTGTCGTGGAAAATGGCGGCAGCCTGGGCAGCGAGGCAACCGGTGGGGCGGTGGCGGCGCCGATCGCCGCCGCCATCCTCAAGGCGGGGGTGAGCAAATGA
- a CDS encoding FhaA domain-containing protein produces the protein MGFLDRIEQGTERAVGRVFKKFRGELKEVELVAALKKEADYRAAAIDQERTVVPNVYRFDVSASDLARIQSWGEDALAAELAEALVQHATRQGYAMVGPVSVAFEEADLPAGQFQIASETVRAAGAAPTTASTRHPMIDIDGQRYLLTGATTVIGRGSEADIVVDDPGISRRHLELKLTPHGVVATDLGSTNGLFVEGHQVPAATLVDGNTLTIGRTRILFWDADPETDA, from the coding sequence ATGGGATTCCTCGACCGAATCGAGCAGGGCACTGAGCGGGCGGTGGGTCGCGTCTTTAAGAAATTCCGTGGCGAACTCAAGGAAGTCGAGTTGGTCGCCGCGCTTAAGAAGGAGGCGGACTACCGCGCCGCCGCCATCGATCAGGAACGCACCGTCGTCCCCAACGTGTACCGGTTCGACGTATCGGCGAGCGACCTTGCGCGGATTCAGTCCTGGGGCGAGGACGCGCTGGCCGCCGAACTGGCGGAGGCGCTGGTGCAGCACGCCACACGCCAAGGCTATGCCATGGTTGGCCCCGTGTCGGTCGCCTTTGAAGAGGCCGACCTTCCCGCCGGCCAGTTCCAGATCGCCTCCGAAACCGTGCGGGCGGCGGGCGCCGCACCCACCACCGCCTCGACGCGGCACCCGATGATCGACATCGACGGCCAGCGCTACCTGCTGACCGGTGCCACGACCGTCATAGGTCGCGGATCGGAGGCGGATATTGTCGTCGATGACCCCGGGATATCCAGGCGCCACCTCGAATTGAAGCTGACACCCCACGGAGTGGTCGCAACCGACCTGGGTTCAACCAACGGGCTTTTCGTTGAGGGCCACCAGGTGCCAGCCGCCACCCTGGTGGACGGAAATACGTTGACAATTGGCCGCACGCGCATCCTGTTTTGGGATGCCGACCCGGAAACAGATGCCTAA
- a CDS encoding uracil-DNA glycosylase yields the protein MSHPPLESIIDPGWARALAPVEPQIHLMGGFLRDEVAAGRPYLPAPGDVLRAFTYPLADVRVLIVGQDPYPTPGNPVGLSFAVAPGVAVPASLDNIFKELVSDVGCERPSSGDLTAWAERGVMLLNRVLTVQAGQARSHRRRGWEQVTDCAIDALVARGGPLVAILWGNDAQSLRPRLGTVPVIASAHPSPLSAYRGFFGSRPFSTANRLLVEQGASPIDWTLPSSTR from the coding sequence GTGAGTCATCCACCACTCGAATCCATCATCGACCCCGGTTGGGCGCGGGCGCTTGCGCCGGTCGAGCCGCAAATTCACCTCATGGGTGGCTTTTTAAGGGACGAGGTCGCCGCAGGTCGCCCGTATCTACCCGCGCCTGGCGACGTGCTGCGCGCCTTCACATACCCGCTCGCGGATGTTCGCGTGCTCATCGTCGGACAGGATCCGTATCCGACCCCCGGCAACCCCGTGGGGTTGTCGTTCGCGGTAGCGCCCGGGGTGGCCGTGCCGGCGTCCCTAGACAACATCTTCAAGGAATTGGTAAGTGATGTGGGGTGCGAGCGCCCCTCCTCGGGCGATCTCACGGCGTGGGCCGAGCGCGGAGTCATGCTGCTGAACAGGGTTCTGACCGTGCAGGCGGGACAGGCCCGCTCGCATCGCCGCCGGGGCTGGGAGCAGGTCACGGATTGCGCCATCGACGCCCTGGTGGCGCGCGGCGGCCCCTTGGTTGCGATCCTGTGGGGCAACGACGCGCAGTCCCTGCGGCCGCGGTTGGGCACCGTGCCGGTCATCGCATCGGCGCACCCGTCACCGCTCTCGGCCTACCGGGGCTTCTTCGGGTCGCGCCCGTTTTCCACGGCCAACCGGCTGCTCGTCGAGCAGGGGGCATCGCCGATCGACTGGACGCTCCCGTCATCCACCCGCTGA